From one Sulfurimonas sp. HSL-3221 genomic stretch:
- a CDS encoding type IV pilus twitching motility protein PilT, which produces MINGSSDPVLILEHFLDKLVEKEGSDLFVKSSAVVTARIEGDLTPLTTETLSAFAVESIARHILGAQYETFEQQFEYDTMYVLNAESRFRVNLFWHLDGIAMVFRLVPLEIKTIEALNLPDQLHRLTKLQRGLVLVTGTTGSGKSTTLASLIEEINRERRKHVITIEDPVEFVHIDKKCVIEQRNVGLHTKGFNQALRAAMRENPDIIMVGEMRDLETAENVLQAVNTGHLVFSTLHTLDAKETIDRLIAIFPPFEQERVRLNLASNLEAVVSQRLIHDKNGALVPACEMLFRSPMVEHLIRTKRDFEINDIMANEHSHFGSTTFNQALFELCLKDVISEEVAYSQSGSPTDLQLMFAQSSEYQKKIGNTLENIKDEVGLKQPPPLVEPE; this is translated from the coding sequence ATGATAAATGGAAGCAGTGACCCGGTTCTGATCCTGGAACATTTTTTGGACAAACTCGTCGAGAAAGAGGGAAGTGACCTCTTTGTCAAAAGCAGTGCCGTCGTGACGGCGCGGATCGAGGGGGATCTGACCCCGCTTACGACCGAGACGCTCAGCGCCTTTGCCGTCGAATCGATCGCCCGCCACATACTCGGGGCGCAGTATGAGACCTTCGAGCAGCAGTTCGAATACGACACGATGTACGTCCTCAACGCCGAAAGTCGTTTCAGGGTGAACCTTTTTTGGCACCTCGACGGGATCGCGATGGTCTTCCGACTCGTCCCTCTGGAGATCAAAACGATCGAAGCGCTGAACCTGCCCGATCAACTGCACCGTCTGACGAAGCTGCAGCGGGGGCTGGTCCTGGTGACGGGAACGACGGGGAGCGGTAAATCGACGACGCTGGCGTCGCTCATCGAGGAGATCAACCGGGAGCGCCGCAAGCATGTCATCACGATCGAGGACCCGGTCGAATTCGTCCATATCGACAAAAAGTGCGTCATCGAGCAGCGCAACGTCGGACTGCATACGAAGGGCTTCAACCAGGCGCTTCGGGCGGCGATGCGCGAGAACCCAGACATCATCATGGTCGGCGAAATGCGCGACCTTGAAACCGCCGAAAACGTCCTGCAGGCCGTCAATACAGGACACCTCGTCTTTTCGACCCTCCACACCCTCGATGCCAAGGAGACGATCGACCGTCTCATCGCCATCTTCCCGCCCTTTGAGCAGGAGCGGGTGCGCCTGAACCTCGCCAGCAACCTCGAAGCGGTCGTTTCCCAGCGCCTCATCCACGACAAGAACGGTGCGTTGGTGCCCGCTTGCGAGATGCTCTTCCGCTCGCCGATGGTCGAGCACCTGATCCGCACCAAGCGGGACTTCGAGATCAATGATATTATGGCCAACGAGCACTCGCATTTCGGTTCGACGACCTTCAACCAGGCCCTCTTCGAACTCTGCCTCAAAGACGTGATCTCCGAAGAGGTGGCTTACAGCCAAAGCGGCAGCCCGACGGACCTGCAGCTGATGTTCGCGCAGAGCAGCGAGTACCAGAAGAAGATCGGCAACACGCTCGAGAACATCAAGGATGAAGTGGGCCTCAAGCAGCCGCCGCCGCTTGTGGAACCGGAGTAG